CCGCGGTCCGTAGTTGACCGTCGTGGCCACCTTGAGCCGGTCACGCAGGATCATGCGGAGCGCCTCCAGACGCTCCGCCACGTCCTTGTTAGGCGGGAGGTACGCCAGGATGGCGAGGTACTGGCCGGCCTCGGCCTGCGCGAGATGCGCCCACAGCCCCTCGCCGAGTGTCTCGGGCCGGTCCTCGCGGCCGGTCATGAGCGCCAGGCCGTCGGCTTCCGCCACCGCCTTCCACTCGGGCAGCCGGTGGACCTTGCGCCACTGACCGAGGAGGTCATTCGTCTTCTCCTTGGCCGCGGCCACGTTGGGCTCGTCGAAGGGATTGACCTCGAGGGCCGCACCCGCCGCGGCGGCAGCGATCTCCCAGCGGAAGAATTCCGCGCCGAGATCGACGAGGTCGCCGAGCTCGAGGCGGATCACGGGGTGCCCCTCCGCCGCGAGCTTACCGAGGGCGGTGTCGTGCGTGGTGTCGCCCTTCATCAACACGGACACGAACAGGCGATCCTCGCCGTACACCTCCGGGGCGCCCAGCGGCTCGCCGTCCACCGGCACCAGGCCCTTGCCGTCCTTGCCGAGCGACTCCGCGAGGAGCTGCTCGATCCACGCGCCGAGGGCGCGGAGCTTGTCCGAAAGGATCAGCGTGACCTTGTTCCGGCCCGCGCGCGCGAACCCGGCCAACGCCGCGCCCAGCCGCAGGCCGGGATTGTCCGCCGGGCTCGACTCGCGCCCGCACGACTCCAGCATCGCGGCCGCCCTCTCGACTACGCCGTTCACGTCCACCCCGAGCAGCGCGGCGGGCACCAGGCCGAAGTAAGACAGCGCGGAATAGCGCCCTCCGATGGAGGCGGGATTGAGGAAGGTGCGACGGAAGGCCGCCTCCGTCGCCAGCGTCTCCAGCGGTGTGCCCGCATCGGTGATCGCCACGAACTGCATGCCCGGCTTGGGCGGCTTGCCCGCTTCCACCTGCGCGCGGAAGTAGGCGTACAGCGACATGGTCTCGATGGTGCTGCCTGACTTCGTGGCCACCACGAACAGCGCACGCCCGAGGTTGATGCGCTCGAGGGTGCGCTTCACCGCGAGGGGATCCGTGGAGTCGAGCACGAGCAGATCGGGGAAGCCCATCTTCGACCCGAACGTGACGTTGAAGACCTCGGGCGCCAGCGAGGAGCCGCCCATGCCGAGGAGCACCACGTGCGTGTACTGCAGCCGCCGGATCTCGTTTGCGAAGCCGCGGAGCTCCTCGACGGCCTCGCGCATGATCGTGGGCGTCGTGAGCCAGCCGAGGCGATTGCGGATCTCCTCGGCCTCGCCGGGCCAGAGACTGACGTCCTTCGTCCACAGGCGGCCGATGAAGTCCTGCTCCTCCATCGCCTCGATCGCGGCGCTCACCGTCGGATGGCGGAGGGCGTTGGGCGGCGCGGCCACGGCCGGTGCAGCCGGCTCGGGCGGCTCGCTCTTCGACTTCGCCGCCGCGGCCGCGGGCTCGGGCTCGGGCGGCGGCGCACTCTGCCGCACCCCCGATGCCTTCGCCGCCCCGGACTTGCCCGTGGACTTGCCGGCCCACCGCGCCGGAGGCTCGGCCGGCTTCGCGCGTCCCTTCGGCGGGATGACCTCGAGCGTGTCCTCGTCGATCGAGATCACGCCTTCGCGGCGCGCAGGCCCGTCGCTCTCGGACTCGTCCTCGTCGACGACGCCGCCGGTAGCCTGTCGGATCAGCTCGGCCGCCGCGGCGGCGAGCGGGTCCGTGGGCCGCGGGCCTCGGTCCTCGACCCGTGGACGCGGCGGTATCGGGGGCGGTGCGGGGCGACCGGGCCGCAACGGAGGCGGCGGGACCGAGCCGCGCGGCGGCGCCGGGGTCGCGGTGGCAACCGGA
This portion of the Candidatus Methylomirabilota bacterium genome encodes:
- the rpiB gene encoding ribose 5-phosphate isomerase B, giving the protein MRLALGCDHAGFALKGPLAAALEADGHDILDLGTFSAEPVDYPDFARAVGQAVLRGFVEAGLLVCGSGVGASIAANKIRGIRAALCHDVFTARQSREDDDANVLCLGARVLDEPTAIEVTRAWLEARFSGEERHTRRVAKITQIEGALPVPDKDGAPAPPRPTAVAPAAAPPAPPRPPASKPAPPAGASPASVAPAATAPAAAAAPVATATPAPPRGSVPPPPLRPGRPAPPPIPPRPRVEDRGPRPTDPLAAAAAELIRQATGGVVDEDESESDGPARREGVISIDEDTLEVIPPKGRAKPAEPPARWAGKSTGKSGAAKASGVRQSAPPPEPEPAAAAAKSKSEPPEPAAPAVAAPPNALRHPTVSAAIEAMEEQDFIGRLWTKDVSLWPGEAEEIRNRLGWLTTPTIMREAVEELRGFANEIRRLQYTHVVLLGMGGSSLAPEVFNVTFGSKMGFPDLLVLDSTDPLAVKRTLERINLGRALFVVATKSGSTIETMSLYAYFRAQVEAGKPPKPGMQFVAITDAGTPLETLATEAAFRRTFLNPASIGGRYSALSYFGLVPAALLGVDVNGVVERAAAMLESCGRESSPADNPGLRLGAALAGFARAGRNKVTLILSDKLRALGAWIEQLLAESLGKDGKGLVPVDGEPLGAPEVYGEDRLFVSVLMKGDTTHDTALGKLAAEGHPVIRLELGDLVDLGAEFFRWEIAAAAAGAALEVNPFDEPNVAAAKEKTNDLLGQWRKVHRLPEWKAVAEADGLALMTGREDRPETLGEGLWAHLAQAEAGQYLAILAYLPPNKDVAERLEALRMILRDRLKVATTVNYGPRYLHSTGQLHKGGPATGVYLQLTGDDADDLAIPGAGYNFGTLKAAQALGDLQALSERDRRVARIHLKGKPVPALDKLVQTVRGLARKS